The following DNA comes from Chryseobacterium gallinarum.
ATTCCTAAGTCCTGAAATGCTAAGGAAAAAATACAACCAATTACTGGAAAATAAACCTGAAAATCTGATTATTCATTGTGGTTCAGGAGTAACGGCATGTCATACCATTTTAGCCCTAACGTATGCAGGATTTGATATCCCAAATCTTTATGTAGGTTCATGGAGCGAATGGAGCAGAAGAGAAGGAAAAGAAATTGCAAAATAATATTTGAAGGAAGCAAGATGATGGAAGAGGGAAGTTCTTAGCGGTTACAAAAGAATTGAATCTATGTGGTTAATATAGTTTCTGCCAAATAATTGTTAGAAATTATATCGAACAACACTAATTTCCTGCCTCCCTCTTCCAGCTTCTGGCCTATTATAGCATTCCCAATTCAAATTTTGCCTCTTCACTCATCATATCCTTATTCCAGCTTGGTTCAAAGGTAAGTTCGAGGTCAACACTTTTTACATGTTCTACTTCTCCTACTTTATCTTTTACTTCTTGTGGAAGTGTTTCCGCTACCGGACAATTGGGAGTGGTAAGGGTCATTATAATTTTTACATCGGCATCATCGGAGATCTGTACATCATAAATCAGCCCTAGTTCGTAGATATCTACCGGAATTTCGGGGTCATATACGGTTTTTAGAACGCTGATGATTTCCTCACCAATGTCAGCAATTTGATCGTCTGTAAATTTCATTTTTTAATCTAGATTGATATTCCTTTTCAACAAATCTTCCTGGCGCATACGCCGGAAAATATTTGCCAAAGTTAAGACATCTTTTTCACAATAGTCTACAATTCGCTGCAAGTCTTTTTCTATGTAGTAAATTGATGAAACCATTGAGCCGTCAATATCATCCTTCGGAGTGGGAATACCAAAGACATGAGCCAGTAATTCTAATGATACAAAACTTTTATAATCCCCGAACTTCCATAGTTCCATCGTATCGATGTGGGGAATTTCCCAGGGTTTCTTTCCAAACATCTGAAACGGTGCCGGTGGTTGCATTCCATTGATGAGATAGCGCCGGGCAATCCACGGGAAATCAAATTCTTTTCCGTTGTGGGCACAAAGGATCACATTATAAAGTCTAGGGCTGTTGAAGATTTCTCCAAATTCCTGAAGCATTTTTTTCTCATCGTGACCATAAAAGCTTTTAATCTTTAAAGTCTCATTTTTTTCAAGCATTCCTATGGTAATACAGATAATCTTTCCAAACTCGGCCATTATGCCGGCTCTTTCATAAAATTCCTCTGCAGAAACATCTTCTTTCCTCTGAAACTTTGTTTTTTTATCCCAGAGGTACCGGTCGGTTTCAGACAACTCGCTCCAGGAGCCTGCTTGAGGAACGGTCTCAATATCAAGAAATAAAACTCTTTCTAAGGGGATGTTTTGGATCATTTTTTGTTTTTTATAACCGAAATATATGACATAATAAACCAATTATCCAAAACGTTTTTATTATACATAAAATTTAAGCTTATGAAGAATTTATTCATTATAGGAAGCAGTATTTGCTTACTATTGTTAGCGTCATGTAATGATTCTGATGAAAAAGGTACTGCTACAGTGAATGTAAGGCTTACCGATGGTCCTGCTATGTATGACGCTGTTAATATTGATATTCAAAGAATTGAAATCAACAGTAACGGAGAGTGGACCGCATTGAATTTTCCAAAGCCGGGAGTGTATAACCTCCTTAATTTTAAAAACGGAACCGATGTGGTTTTAGGACAGGCCGTACTCCCGGAAGGAAATGTTTCCCAGATGAGAATGGTGCTGGGACCTAATAACACTTTGGTTGTAAATGGAATAACTCACCCGCTGCAAACCCCATCTGCTCAACAGAGTGGATTGAAGTTTAACTGGCATCAGACACTTGCTGCGAACGGAGCCTATAATGTATGGATCGATTTTGATGCTGGTAGATCTATTGTTACAACAGGAAACGGTGCCTATATTTTAAAACCTGTGATCAGAACCTTTTCTGAACTTACCAATGGACAAATAAAAGGTTACGTTCAGCCGCAAGCTGCCAAAGCAGTGGTTCATGCCATAATGGCATCGGATACTATTGCCACGGCTATTCCGAATCCTGATGGATTTTTTATGTTTTCGGGGCTTTCTCAGGGAAGCTATACCGTTTCCTATGATGCGTCAAATGGTACAGGATACGTTGATGAAAACTCCGGACCTGTATCTGTAACTTTCGGACAGATCACTGATCTGGGTACAAAAACGTTACATCAATAAAGGTTATCTTAAATAACCTCAGCCCGGAATGAGGAATTCTGATGTAATCAATTTTGAAGTTAAGGAATAGAAGATGGAAGTTACGGAGGTAATAAAATAACCATTTATCTGTTTTATCTTTTTTAAAGTAATTAATGGTGTTAATTATGACTGAAAGTAACTTCCAGCTTCCATCCTTACTTTCTAAACCCAAACTCAGGTTAAATACTATAAGCCCTTGTAAGAGTTTCATAAAGTTAATTCATTTTTAAATTGTAATTATTATCCTACCTGCATGCCGTTTTTTGTAGGCAGAGAAGGGGTTAAAAGGGTAACATCCTTTTTATCTTCTCCATATAATCCTAAAACAAGGCATTCACTGAAAAAATTGGCGATCTGCTTTTTAGGAAAATTAACAACGGCTAAAATCTGTTTCCCTATCAAATCTTCTTTTTTGTATAGTGATGTAATCTGTGCGGATGATTTTCTGATACCTAATTCCCCAAAATCTATTTCCAACTGATATGATGGGTTTCTTGCTTTTTCAAAATCATTAACGGATAGAATGGTTCCGCACCG
Coding sequences within:
- a CDS encoding SUF system Fe-S cluster assembly protein; protein product: MKFTDDQIADIGEEIISVLKTVYDPEIPVDIYELGLIYDVQISDDADVKIIMTLTTPNCPVAETLPQEVKDKVGEVEHVKSVDLELTFEPSWNKDMMSEEAKFELGML
- a CDS encoding 3'-5' exonuclease; protein product: MIQNIPLERVLFLDIETVPQAGSWSELSETDRYLWDKKTKFQRKEDVSAEEFYERAGIMAEFGKIICITIGMLEKNETLKIKSFYGHDEKKMLQEFGEIFNSPRLYNVILCAHNGKEFDFPWIARRYLINGMQPPAPFQMFGKKPWEIPHIDTMELWKFGDYKSFVSLELLAHVFGIPTPKDDIDGSMVSSIYYIEKDLQRIVDYCEKDVLTLANIFRRMRQEDLLKRNINLD
- a CDS encoding tRNA-binding protein, translated to MNVKPDITWADFEKIDIRCGTILSVNDFEKARNPSYQLEIDFGELGIRKSSAQITSLYKKEDLIGKQILAVVNFPKKQIANFFSECLVLGLYGEDKKDVTLLTPSLPTKNGMQVG
- a CDS encoding DUF4382 domain-containing protein gives rise to the protein MKNLFIIGSSICLLLLASCNDSDEKGTATVNVRLTDGPAMYDAVNIDIQRIEINSNGEWTALNFPKPGVYNLLNFKNGTDVVLGQAVLPEGNVSQMRMVLGPNNTLVVNGITHPLQTPSAQQSGLKFNWHQTLAANGAYNVWIDFDAGRSIVTTGNGAYILKPVIRTFSELTNGQIKGYVQPQAAKAVVHAIMASDTIATAIPNPDGFFMFSGLSQGSYTVSYDASNGTGYVDENSGPVSVTFGQITDLGTKTLHQ